The following coding sequences lie in one Deinococcus sp. YIM 134068 genomic window:
- a CDS encoding Agd3-related carbohydrate-binding protein codes for MKLAQPLLPLTLLLALTACGGGPSVTTPVAEEVVGENGVKLSEITRYGEVVYAPGGVTPTGATVGGPSSEVGPQGVGAALRGDVSGARLGPAVVPRSGTLRAQALPANAQKNKVALRILVLHAGANDFGLAPARALLRQHGIPFDTLDATSQALTTGQLIGTDGVGRYAGVVLASNALTTESSPGVYTSALDDAEWATLFEYEAAFGVRQLALFGYPGVAPEDYGVRAVPGTETATTDASVTTDGKAVFTDLTAKAVPVRYAYAYPARLESVVGVSTQPLLQDGAGNVLAVTSTAADGRERLLLTMAQNEYLNHTQLLGPGLIGWLTRGVFLGEYRRFLGVDIDDWFAHGDHYDPATRLLRAESFRLSAGDALATRTQQDAVRSTYPVASNFRYAIMYNGLGADILAPRTCTPGSSVKDPLSAVSKCLRGEFDWVNHTRDHASMDALNYAASFEQIFQNTLIGLFMGLKLSEKSLVTGEHSGLGYKSAAAGQPKQDFGLSASNPNLLSAAQASGVRYLASNRSVPSQWDPNCLSCGLFHPMNKNVLLVPRWPNNVHYYATTPEEAVTSYNAVYGPGGTAPFWPKALTYPEFVDRESELGFQHILSGVAWPHYMHQTNLREYASGRSLATDWVRAVLDKYAAASTLPLRTLRWNDLGVYVDARTRYEGGKDGLSAVWDRKANTVQLRSASGTARVFMTGTAGPSGAQAETYAGRSIALFNVGTGGTSVSVTPR; via the coding sequence ATGAAGCTTGCCCAACCCCTGCTCCCCCTGACCCTGCTCCTCGCCCTCACCGCCTGCGGGGGTGGCCCGTCCGTGACGACCCCCGTCGCGGAGGAGGTCGTCGGGGAGAACGGCGTCAAACTCAGCGAGATCACCCGCTACGGCGAGGTCGTGTACGCGCCCGGCGGGGTGACGCCGACCGGGGCCACCGTGGGCGGTCCGTCCTCCGAGGTCGGGCCGCAGGGCGTCGGGGCCGCACTTCGGGGCGACGTGAGCGGGGCGCGGCTCGGTCCCGCCGTGGTGCCCCGGTCCGGGACGCTCCGGGCACAGGCCCTCCCCGCGAACGCCCAGAAGAACAAGGTGGCGCTGCGGATTCTGGTCCTCCACGCGGGCGCGAACGACTTCGGCCTCGCCCCGGCGCGGGCGCTGCTGCGTCAGCACGGCATTCCCTTCGACACGCTGGACGCGACGAGCCAGGCGCTGACGACCGGGCAACTGATCGGCACGGACGGCGTGGGGCGCTACGCGGGCGTCGTGCTGGCGAGCAACGCCCTGACGACCGAATCCTCCCCCGGCGTGTACACGAGCGCGCTCGACGACGCGGAGTGGGCCACCCTCTTCGAGTACGAGGCGGCCTTCGGGGTGCGGCAGCTCGCCCTCTTCGGCTACCCCGGCGTGGCCCCCGAGGACTACGGCGTGCGCGCGGTCCCCGGCACCGAGACGGCGACCACCGACGCCAGCGTGACCACGGACGGGAAGGCTGTCTTCACCGACCTGACCGCGAAGGCCGTCCCCGTCCGTTACGCCTACGCCTATCCGGCCCGGCTGGAGAGCGTGGTGGGCGTCAGCACCCAGCCCCTCCTGCAAGACGGGGCCGGGAACGTCCTCGCCGTCACGAGCACCGCCGCCGACGGGCGCGAGCGGCTGCTCCTCACGATGGCGCAGAACGAGTACCTCAATCACACCCAGCTTCTCGGCCCCGGATTGATCGGCTGGCTCACGCGCGGGGTCTTCCTCGGCGAGTACCGCCGCTTCCTGGGGGTGGACATCGACGACTGGTTCGCCCACGGGGACCACTACGATCCGGCCACCCGCCTGCTGAGGGCCGAGAGCTTCCGCCTGAGCGCCGGGGACGCGCTGGCGACCCGCACCCAGCAGGACGCCGTGCGGAGCACGTACCCGGTCGCCTCGAACTTCCGCTACGCCATCATGTACAACGGGCTGGGGGCCGACATTCTCGCGCCGCGCACCTGCACGCCGGGCAGCAGCGTCAAGGACCCCCTGAGCGCGGTGAGCAAGTGCCTCCGGGGCGAGTTCGACTGGGTGAACCACACCCGCGACCACGCCTCGATGGACGCGCTGAACTATGCGGCCAGCTTCGAGCAGATTTTCCAGAACACATTGATCGGCCTGTTCATGGGCCTGAAGCTCAGCGAGAAGAGCCTCGTGACGGGCGAACACAGCGGGCTGGGGTACAAGTCCGCCGCCGCAGGCCAGCCCAAGCAGGACTTCGGGCTGAGCGCCAGCAACCCGAACCTGCTGTCGGCGGCGCAGGCGAGCGGGGTGCGCTACCTCGCCTCCAACCGCAGCGTGCCCAGCCAGTGGGACCCCAACTGCCTGAGCTGCGGCCTGTTCCACCCCATGAACAAGAACGTCCTGCTCGTGCCGCGCTGGCCGAACAACGTCCACTACTACGCCACCACCCCGGAGGAGGCGGTCACGAGCTACAACGCCGTGTACGGCCCCGGCGGCACGGCCCCCTTCTGGCCGAAGGCCCTGACCTACCCCGAGTTCGTGGACCGGGAGAGCGAGCTGGGCTTCCAGCACATCCTCTCCGGCGTGGCGTGGCCCCACTACATGCACCAGACCAACCTGCGCGAGTACGCGTCGGGCCGCAGCCTGGCGACCGACTGGGTGCGGGCCGTACTCGACAAGTACGCCGCCGCCAGCACCCTGCCGCTGAGGACCCTGCGCTGGAACGACCTCGGCGTCTACGTGGACGCCCGCACCCGCTACGAGGGGGGCAAGGACGGCCTGAGCGCGGTGTGGGACCGCAAGGCGAACACGGTGCAGCTTCGCAGCGCGTCCGGCACCGCCCGCGTCTTCATGACGGGCACGGCGGGACCGTCGGGCGCGCAGGCCGAGACGTATGCCGGGCGCTCCATCGCGCTGTTCAACGTCGGCACGGGCGGGACGAGCGTGAGCGTCACCCCGCGTTGA
- a CDS encoding NAD-dependent epimerase/dehydratase family protein, with translation MTPASPSSPTVLLLGAGGFLGGHICTALVEAGRCVRLPPAHTDLTALPDVRWAALLDGVGAVVNAAGRTAGDLPALTRANVLLPARVLDGAARTGARVVHLASAAEYGPVPEGHASREDDPARPVSPYGATKLAGTLLLDEAARAGRVDAVALRLTNPVGASMNAGSLPGRAARELRAAAQRGGPVRFGPLGARRDFMAVRDVARAVLHVLPGQPGADLRGVVNVGSGEARPVRDLVTVLAGLCGYAGTWHEDAPGSPRSGDVPYQRADLGRLLRSGFTPAHSLEDALAELLASLPSLPKLQGVL, from the coding sequence GTGACGCCCGCCTCCCCGTCCTCCCCCACCGTCCTGCTCCTCGGCGCGGGCGGCTTTCTCGGCGGCCACATCTGCACCGCGCTCGTGGAGGCCGGTCGGTGCGTGCGCCTGCCCCCCGCCCACACCGACCTGACCGCGCTGCCGGACGTGAGGTGGGCAGCGTTGCTGGACGGCGTGGGCGCGGTCGTGAACGCGGCGGGGCGCACGGCGGGCGACCTCCCGGCCCTGACGCGGGCGAACGTGCTGCTGCCCGCGCGGGTGCTGGACGGGGCGGCGCGGACGGGGGCGCGGGTCGTTCACCTCGCCTCCGCCGCCGAGTACGGCCCTGTTCCCGAGGGCCACGCCTCGCGCGAGGACGACCCCGCCCGGCCCGTCTCCCCCTACGGCGCGACGAAACTTGCCGGGACCCTGCTGCTGGACGAGGCCGCCCGCGCGGGCCGGGTGGACGCGGTGGCCCTGCGCCTGACCAATCCGGTCGGGGCGAGCATGAATGCCGGGAGCCTGCCGGGCCGCGCGGCCCGTGAGCTGCGGGCGGCGGCCCAACGTGGCGGCCCCGTGCGCTTCGGCCCGCTCGGTGCCCGGCGCGACTTCATGGCCGTGCGCGACGTGGCCCGCGCCGTCCTCCACGTCCTGCCCGGCCAGCCCGGCGCTGACCTGCGCGGCGTCGTGAACGTCGGCAGCGGCGAGGCCCGGCCCGTGCGCGACCTCGTGACCGTTCTCGCGGGGCTGTGCGGCTATGCGGGCACCTGGCACGAGGACGCCCCCGGCAGCCCCCGCAGCGGCGACGTGCCCTACCAGCGGGCCGACCTGGGCCGCCTGCTGAGAAGCGGCTTCACCCCCGCTCATTCCCTGGAGGACGCGCTGGCCGAACTGCTGGCGTCCCTCCCCTCTCTACCCAAACTTCAAGGAGTCCTATGA
- a CDS encoding nucleotidyltransferase family protein produces MHAIILAGGKGTRLRPYTTCVPKPLVPIGDTYSILEIVLLQLRQSGFTGITLAVGHMGHLIRAFVGDGSRYGLTVSYTDEETPLGTIGPVLNVLDTLPGHFLIMNGDVLTDLDYGAFLGRHKRTARPVTVATYRREIRSEFGVLDVAGQGEESSIVAFREKPTVEFQVSMGVYAVTRETLRRYTPGQVLGFDTLMLDLLAAGELPGSDLFGGYWLDIGRPEDYDTANAQWPQMAPILLPHLAHASAAD; encoded by the coding sequence ATGCACGCCATCATCCTCGCCGGAGGCAAGGGCACCCGCCTGCGCCCGTACACCACCTGCGTTCCCAAGCCGCTCGTGCCCATCGGCGACACCTATTCCATCCTGGAGATCGTGCTGCTGCAACTGCGGCAGTCGGGCTTCACGGGCATCACGCTCGCGGTCGGGCACATGGGGCACCTCATCCGCGCCTTCGTGGGCGACGGGAGCCGCTACGGCCTCACCGTGAGCTATACCGACGAGGAGACGCCGCTGGGCACCATCGGCCCGGTCCTCAACGTGCTGGACACGCTGCCGGGGCACTTCCTGATCATGAACGGGGACGTGCTGACCGATCTGGACTACGGCGCGTTCCTGGGCCGCCACAAGCGCACCGCGCGGCCCGTGACGGTCGCCACCTACCGCCGCGAGATTCGCAGTGAGTTCGGGGTGCTGGACGTGGCCGGGCAGGGTGAGGAAAGCAGCATCGTGGCCTTCCGGGAGAAGCCGACCGTGGAGTTTCAGGTCAGCATGGGCGTTTACGCGGTGACGCGGGAGACCCTGCGCCGCTACACGCCGGGGCAGGTGCTGGGCTTCGACACGCTGATGCTCGACCTGCTCGCCGCCGGGGAACTGCCGGGCAGCGACCTGTTCGGCGGCTACTGGCTCGACATCGGGCGTCCCGAGGACTACGACACCGCGAACGCGCAGTGGCCGCAGATGGCTCCCATCCTCCTTCCCCACCTCGCGCACGCCAGCGCCGCCGACTGA
- a CDS encoding GDP-mannose 4,6-dehydratase — translation MTHPAVPIPSRRAPSGRPLVAVTGADGFIGSHLTEELVRSGSRVRAMAVYNSQGSYGWLDTLGPEVMEHVEVQLGDVRDAGSVRALMLGAGAVYHLAALIAIPYSYVAPRSYVETNVTGTLNVLEAARELGTPRVVHTSTSEVYGTARTVPIHESHPLQGQSPYSATKIGADKLAESYHLSFGLPVVTLRPFNTYGPRQSARAVIPTVISQIAAGRTQIRLGDLRPTRDFNFVADTARAFRAVGEAGDEVLGRVLNAGSGREISVGDTVRLIARVMGREVEVVQEDERLRPEGSEVMRLLADASALRGLTGWAPEVSLEEGLRQTAEWFTDPAHLARYRVDQYTV, via the coding sequence ATGACCCACCCCGCCGTCCCCATCCCCTCCCGCCGCGCCCCGTCCGGGCGTCCCCTCGTCGCCGTGACGGGTGCGGACGGCTTCATCGGCTCGCACCTCACCGAGGAACTCGTCCGGTCAGGCTCCCGCGTCCGCGCGATGGCGGTCTACAACTCGCAGGGGTCCTACGGCTGGCTCGACACGCTCGGCCCCGAGGTGATGGAGCACGTGGAGGTCCAGCTCGGCGACGTGCGCGACGCGGGCAGCGTCCGGGCGCTGATGCTGGGGGCGGGGGCGGTGTACCACCTCGCCGCGTTGATCGCCATCCCCTACTCCTACGTGGCCCCGCGCTCCTACGTGGAGACGAACGTCACCGGGACGCTGAACGTGCTGGAGGCCGCCCGCGAACTCGGCACGCCCAGGGTCGTCCACACGAGCACGAGCGAGGTGTACGGCACGGCGCGCACGGTGCCCATCCACGAGTCGCACCCGCTTCAGGGCCAGTCGCCGTACTCGGCCACGAAGATCGGGGCGGACAAGCTCGCCGAGAGCTACCACCTCAGCTTCGGGCTTCCGGTCGTGACGCTACGGCCCTTCAACACCTACGGCCCCCGGCAGTCGGCCCGCGCGGTCATCCCCACCGTGATCAGCCAGATCGCGGCGGGCCGCACCCAGATTCGGCTGGGCGACCTGCGGCCCACCCGCGACTTCAACTTCGTGGCCGACACCGCCCGCGCCTTCCGCGCCGTGGGCGAGGCCGGGGACGAGGTGCTGGGCCGGGTCCTCAACGCCGGGTCGGGCCGCGAGATCAGCGTGGGCGACACCGTGCGCCTCATCGCGCGGGTCATGGGCCGCGAGGTGGAGGTCGTGCAGGAGGACGAGAGGTTGCGCCCGGAGGGCAGCGAAGTCATGCGCCTGCTCGCCGACGCCTCGGCCCTACGGGGGCTGACTGGGTGGGCACCCGAGGTCTCGCTGGAGGAGGGCCTGCGGCAGACCGCCGAGTGGTTCACGGACCCGGCACATCTGGCCCGCTACCGGGTGGACCAGTACACGGTGTGA
- the pelF gene encoding GT4 family glycosyltransferase PelF — MTLAPFPSPLSRPPRVALYTEGTYPQAHGGVSVWVDQLVRGLGDHAFTVGAITGTTFARPALELPANVTVRQVPLWDAPLPGPRPDPARTAATLSAYATLLDALCTLDLPGFGAALRRLSDLGEHGSLTGVLDGARATRLTLEVWRGHARRQSGDRTPGRPRLPLPTVADALDVQVWLEHSLRPLATPPPEADVGHAVSNGFAALLALHGRWQRGTPFVLTEHGVYLRERYLEFRHAGHSTGFKALLLRFYRLLCSLAYQEAALILPGSHYNRRWEERLGADPDRIQCVYNGIDPDVFPPAESEPEAPVVSWVGRVDPLKDLETLIRAFALVRRRTPGARLRLFGGTPAGNEGYERHCRQVTAELDLGGHVTFEGRVPDITEAYRAGQVVALTSVSEGFPYTVIEAMAMGRPPVATRVGGVPEAVGEAGLIVRPRDAMGVASALNRLLADAPLRARLGQAARARVMELFTLDGCLEAYRRAYPVALAGGPG, encoded by the coding sequence ATGACCCTTGCCCCCTTCCCCTCCCCCCTTTCCCGGCCCCCACGGGTGGCCCTCTATACGGAGGGCACCTACCCGCAGGCACACGGCGGCGTGAGCGTGTGGGTGGACCAGCTCGTGCGCGGGCTGGGGGACCACGCCTTCACGGTGGGGGCGATCACGGGCACGACCTTCGCGCGCCCGGCGCTGGAATTGCCCGCCAACGTGACGGTCCGGCAGGTGCCGCTGTGGGACGCCCCGCTGCCCGGCCCGCGCCCCGACCCCGCGCGCACGGCGGCGACGCTGAGTGCCTACGCGACGCTGCTGGACGCCCTGTGCACGCTGGACCTGCCCGGCTTCGGGGCGGCGTTGCGGCGGCTCAGCGACCTGGGGGAGCACGGGAGCCTGACGGGTGTGCTGGACGGCGCGCGGGCCACCCGGCTCACGCTGGAGGTGTGGCGGGGTCACGCACGGCGGCAATCGGGCGACCGCACGCCCGGACGCCCCCGGCTGCCCCTTCCCACCGTGGCCGACGCGCTGGACGTGCAGGTGTGGCTGGAACACAGCCTGCGCCCGCTGGCGACGCCGCCCCCCGAGGCGGACGTGGGGCACGCGGTGAGCAACGGCTTCGCGGCGCTGCTCGCCCTGCACGGGCGCTGGCAGCGGGGCACGCCCTTCGTCCTCACCGAGCATGGCGTCTACCTGCGCGAGCGGTATCTGGAATTCCGGCACGCGGGCCACAGCACGGGGTTCAAGGCGCTGCTGCTGCGCTTCTACCGCCTGCTGTGCAGCCTCGCCTATCAGGAGGCCGCGCTGATCCTCCCCGGCTCGCATTACAACCGCCGCTGGGAGGAGCGGCTGGGGGCCGACCCCGACCGCATCCAGTGCGTGTACAACGGCATCGACCCCGACGTGTTTCCGCCAGCGGAGAGCGAGCCGGAGGCCCCCGTCGTGAGCTGGGTGGGGCGGGTGGACCCCCTCAAGGACCTGGAGACCCTGATCCGGGCCTTCGCGCTCGTGCGGCGGCGCACGCCGGGGGCGCGGCTGCGGCTGTTCGGGGGCACGCCCGCCGGAAACGAGGGCTACGAGCGCCACTGCCGCCAGGTCACGGCGGAGCTGGACCTCGGCGGGCACGTCACCTTCGAGGGCCGGGTGCCCGACATCACCGAGGCGTACCGGGCGGGGCAGGTCGTGGCGCTCACCAGCGTCTCGGAGGGCTTTCCCTACACGGTGATCGAGGCGATGGCGATGGGCCGCCCCCCGGTCGCCACGCGGGTCGGCGGCGTGCCCGAGGCGGTGGGCGAGGCGGGATTGATCGTGCGCCCGCGCGACGCGATGGGGGTGGCGAGCGCCCTGAACCGGCTGCTGGCCGACGCGCCCCTCCGCGCCCGGCTGGGGCAGGCCGCCCGAGCGCGGGTGATGGAGCTGTTCACGCTCGACGGCTGCCTGGAGGCGTACCGCCGCGCCTACCCCGTCGCGCTCGCCGGGGGGCCGGGATGA